Proteins from a single region of Eublepharis macularius isolate TG4126 chromosome 9, MPM_Emac_v1.0, whole genome shotgun sequence:
- the CPT1B gene encoding carnitine O-palmitoyltransferase 1, muscle isoform isoform X2 encodes MAEAHQAVAFQFTVTPEGVDFRLSREALKQIYLSGISSWKKRFIRLKNSILTGVYPGTPSGWLAVFIATLGSLYLRKDVSLGLIFCIRERLPTGGCWSLRNRTLLSTILFSSGVWISGVLLCRKTLKLLLSYHGWMFEPHGRTSSTTKIWAATVKVLSGRQPMLYSLQASLPKLPVPKVEDTIQRYLESVHHLLDAERYSQMETLARDFQKQEAPRLQKYLILKSWWASNYVSDWWEEYIYLRGRGPIMVNSNYYVMDFLYATPTPLQAARAGNAVHSLLLYRRKLDREELAPVMALGVVPMCSYQMERIFNTTRIPGKEADSLLHLLDSRHLAVYHKGRFYKVWLYQAGKLLGPRDLELQFQRILDDPSLPQPGEKELAALTAGDRPPWAEARAKYFGQGKNRVALDCIERAAFFLTLDEEACGYDPEEEEQSLDSFAKSLLHGRCYDRWFDKSFTLVVYRNGKLGANAEHSWADAPIIGHLWEFMLATDQFQLGYCGSGHCQGEPNTALPPPQRLQWDIPVECRLVIDASYSVAKALADDVDFHCFRFVDFGKGRIKKCRTSPDAFIQIALQLAHFRDKACFCLTYEASMTRMFREGRTETVRSCTRESTAFVRSMADPYTSPSECLQLFREAAKKHQLLYRLAMTGAGIDRHLFCLYVVSRYLGVDSPFLAQVLSEPWRLSTSQTPQQQIKMFDLETNPDHVSSGGGFGPVANDGYGVSYIIAGEHLITFHVSSKRSSPETDSKRFGRNICQAMLDIAALFDTPSRKMAN; translated from the exons TTGACAGGGGTGTATCCCGGAACCCCTTCGGGCTGGCTGGCGGTTTTCATAGCCACACTGGGTTCCTTGTACCTCCGCAAGGATGTGTCCCTGGGGCTGATCTTCTGCATCCGAGAACGCCTGCCCACGGG TGGCTGTTGGAGCCTGCGCAACCGCACCCTGCTGAGCACCATCTTGTTCTCCTCCGGCGTCTGGATCTCGGGCGTCCTGCTCTGCCGGAAGACGCTCAAACTGCTGCTCTCCTACCATGGCTGGATGTTTGAGCCTCACGGCAGgaccagcagcaccaccaagattTGGGCG GCCACGGTGAAAGTGCTGTCTGGGCGCCAGCCCATGCTGTACAGCCTCCAGGCCTCCCTGCCCAAACTGCCTGTGCCCAAAGTGGAGGACACCATCCAGAGG TATCTGGAATCTGTTCACCACCTGCTGGATGCCGAGAGGTACAGCCAAATGGAGACCTTGGCCAGGGATTTCCAGAAGCAGGAGGCCCCTCGGCTCCAGAAGTACCTCATCCTCAAGTCCTGGTGGGCCTCCAACTAC GTGAGTGACTGGTGGGAGGAATACATCTACCTCCGGGGAAGAGGCCCCATCATGGTGAACAGCAACTACTACGTCATG GATTTCCTGTATGCAACACCCACTCCGCTCCAGGCTGCTCGGGCGGGCAACGCTGTGCACTCCCTCCTGCTATACCGACGCAAACTGGACCGTGAGGAGCTGGCCCCT GTGATGGCGCTTGGCGTGGTGCCCATGTGCTCCTACCAGATGGAGAGGATCTTCAACACAACTCGCATTCCTGGCAAGGAGGCAG ATTCACTTCTGCACCTGTTGGACAGCAGGCACCTGGCCGTCTACCACAAAGGCCGCTTCTACAAGGTGTGGCTGTACCAGGCGGGGAAGCTGCTGGGCCCTCGAGACCTGGAGCTGCAGTTCCAGCGCATCCTGGATGACCCGTCCCTGCCTCAGCCTGGAGAGAAGGAGCTGGCGGCCCTCACAGCTGGGGACAG ACCTCCATGGGCCGAAGCGCGAGCCAAGTACTTCGGCCAAGGAAAGAACCGGGTGGCGCTGGACTGCATTGAACGAGCAGCCTTCTTCTTGACGCTGGACGAAGAGGCCTGTGGCTACGacccggaggaggaggagcagagcCTGGACAGCTTTGCCAAGAGCCTCCTGCACGGGCGCTGCTATGACAG GTGGTTTGACAAATCCTTCACATTGGTGGTGTATCGGAACGGCAAGCTGGGTGCCAATGCCGAGCACTCGTGGGCTGATGCCCCCATCATAGGGCACCTCTGGGAG ttCATGCTGGCCACAGACCAGTTCCAGCTGGGCTATTGCGGCAGCGGGCATTGCCAGGGGGAGCCCAACACAGCACTGCCCCCGCCCCAGCGCTTGCAGTGGGACATTCCTGTGGAG TGTAGGCTGGTCATAGATGCCTCctacagtgtggccaaagcgCTCGCTGACGACGTGGACTTCCATTGCTTCCGCTTCGTAGACTTTGGCAAAGGGCGCATCAAGAAATGCCGGACCAGCCCCGACGCCTTCATCCAGATCGCCCTGCAGCTGGCACATTTCCGG GACAAAGCCTGCTTCTGCCTGACCTACGAGGCCTCCATGACACGAATGTTCCGGGAGGGCCGCACAGAGACGGTGCGCTCTTGCACCCGCGAGTCGACAGCCTTTGTGCGCAGCATGGCGGACCCGTACACCAGC CCCTCGGAGTGCCTGCAGCTGTTCCGGGAGGCAGCCAAGAAGCACCAGCTCCTGTACCGCCTGGCCATGACTGGGGCCGGCATCGACAGGCACCTCTTCTGCCTCTACGTGGTGTCCCGTTACCTGGGAGTGGACTCGCCCTTCTTGGCCCAG GTGCTGTCTGAGCCCTGGCGCCTCTCCACCAGCCAGACGCCCCAGCAGCAGATCAAGATGTTCGACTTGGAAACCAATCCGGATCACGTTTCCTCTGGTGGTGGCTTCGGGCCG GTGGCCAACGATGGCTACGGGGTCTCCTACATCATTGCAGGCGAACACCTCATCACCTTCCACGTCTCTAGCAAGCGCTCCAGCCCAGAAACG GATTCCAAGCGCTTTGGGAGGAACATCTGCCAGGCGATGCTGGACATCGCAGCCCTCTTCGACACCCCGTCCAGAAAAATGGCCAACtga